A single region of the Ptychodera flava strain L36383 chromosome 9, AS_Pfla_20210202, whole genome shotgun sequence genome encodes:
- the LOC139140853 gene encoding protein LSM12-like, with amino-acid sequence MLIKMATPNETSDSFFKVGSYVTCTTCHGQKVEGEVMAFDVPTRMLALKATASNSSKPNHCDIRLINLFLVSNVSVEKEATEVPPPPPYLNLQKLTARCNSEVEAKKQAVYSIGVDVTAEAQKLFNTIQKTLKCQWQDKTIVVLDEMTIVPPYGVENCKSKDGKLLSHVIKIVEKHIRDQQQQQQQQSGST; translated from the exons ATGCTAATCAAGATGGCGACTCCAAATGAGACATCTGATTCCTTCTTCAAAGTTGGTAGTTATGTCACATGTACGACGTGCCACGGGCAGAAGGTTGAAGGAGAGGTGATGGCATTCGATGTACCAACTCGGATGCTCGCTCTAA AAGCCACTGCCAGTAACAGCAGTAAGCCCAATCATTGTGATATACGTCTCATTAACCTCTTCCTAGTGTCAAACGTGTCTGTAGAAAAAGAAGCAACAGAGGTGCCACCACCACCTCCGTACCTCAATCTCCAGAAG CTCACTGCGAGGTGCAACAGTGAAGTGGAGGCCAAGAAACAAGCTGTCTATTCAATAGGAGTGGACGTCACCGCCGAAGCCCAGAAACTATTTAACACGATACAAAAAAC attAAAATGCCAATGGCAGGATAAGACCATCGTAGTACTGGACGAAATGACCATAGTGCCGCCCTACGGTGTTGAAAACTGCAAATCCAAAGACGGCAAGCTACTTAGTCATGTCATAAAAATT GTAGAGAAACATATAAGAGaccaacaacagcagcagcaacaacagtcTGGATCAACGTAG